A single region of the Halorubrum depositum genome encodes:
- a CDS encoding class I SAM-dependent methyltransferase yields the protein MDVPKTVATALGDRPVAGKRCLEAGAGAGNATAGLLANGAERVYAVTTDREHARTTRRRVGDGGDGGGDTDGDGNGDSDGDNGAVGDRLAVLEADLRSVPLADYSVDLITAHGLCNVLEPATLSAIAEEFARVAAPGAHLVVDDYDPLPDGAAVRGLFAVENAASELSLGRPALTFYPAAFLRRFFAGHGWEFERERTLLEPVPWTESHVSAHADRAVSMAAEGPEETGDALAAEARRLASEIGSESTGRMYGLAFRLPD from the coding sequence GGCCGGCGCGGGCGCCGGGAACGCGACCGCCGGGCTGCTCGCGAACGGCGCCGAACGGGTGTACGCCGTGACGACCGACCGGGAGCACGCGCGGACGACGCGCCGACGCGTCGGGGACGGCGGGGACGGCGGAGGCGACACCGACGGCGACGGGAACGGCGACAGCGACGGCGACAACGGGGCCGTCGGCGACCGACTGGCGGTGCTGGAAGCCGACCTTCGGTCCGTCCCGCTCGCCGACTACTCCGTCGACCTGATCACCGCCCACGGGCTCTGTAACGTCCTCGAACCCGCGACGCTGTCGGCGATCGCCGAGGAGTTCGCGCGGGTCGCCGCTCCCGGTGCGCACCTCGTCGTCGACGACTACGACCCGCTGCCCGACGGCGCCGCCGTCCGCGGGCTGTTCGCCGTCGAGAACGCCGCGTCGGAGCTTTCACTCGGTCGCCCGGCGCTCACCTTCTACCCGGCGGCGTTCCTGCGGCGGTTCTTCGCGGGGCACGGCTGGGAGTTCGAGCGGGAGCGGACGCTTCTGGAGCCGGTGCCCTGGACCGAGAGCCACGTCTCCGCACACGCCGACCGGGCGGTCTCGATGGCCGCGGAGGGTCCCGAGGAGACGGGCGACGCGCTGGCGGCGGAGGCCCGGCGCCTCGCGAGCGAGATCGGATCGGAATCGACGGGTCGGATGTACGGCCTCGCGTTCCGGCTTCCGGACTGA